ttgtgcaaggggaaagcatgtaagatcctctttcaaaatcaACAAAATGGTAAGTACtaccaggacgatggaactggtctATATGAATTTTTGTGGACTAATGAGAAtattgagcagaggtggtaagagatattttatggtgcttgttgattattaatctaggtttacttggacactaTTCTTAATATCTAAATATGAAGCATTTGACATATTCACTTCAtctgttagaaaaactcagaaacaactaggtaatcaacttgcatcaattaggtctgatcatggtactgaatttgaaaatgttaaatttgttgaattttgtgatgagtatggcatagatcataacttttctgctcctaggacttcacaacaaaatggagtagttgaaataaAGAATAAGACATTGGAAtaaatggctaggactatgctactTGCTAGTAAATTGCCTCATAGATTCTGGGCAGAAGCAGTAAACACTGCATGCtatatcataaataggtgcatgactagacctcttgttgagaagactccatatgagttacttaaagggagaaaatcaaatatatcccatcttagggcatttggatgcaagtgctttatgcacaataatggaaaagactccctaggtaagtttgatcccagaagtgatgagggagtatttttgggatattcttcacatagtaaagcttataagatttataacaaaagaactatgtgtgtaaaagaaagtgtacatgtgatttttgatgaaactaacattctttctaagaGGCGGGAACaggatgatgaagcaattgggctggtaagaaactcaaatgaaatcATAGCTCAGACTGAAGCTGCACCAgaggaaggaacaggtgatggaataggtccttccacccagggcaacTTGACAGGGGAAAATGAACAAAGATGAACTAATTctcaaacctcgagggaacctATTCCTTAGAaacaaaacattgaaggaacaTTTAAGGGAAACCAGCTAGTtatgaaaccttacaagtatcaaagttctcatcccattgggaacataatcatcgatccaacctctggaatcaaaatcagatcttctttgaagaatctttgtgcttttgatgtgTTTTAATCTCTTATCAAACCTAAAATTGTTATTGAGGCTTTGCAAGATACagactgggtgaatgcaatgcaatgcaagataaactcaaccaatttgagagaagtcaagtttggcatccgGTACCAAAATCCAAGGACAAAtaagtaattggcacaaaatgtgtcttcaaaaacaaacttgatgaagatggaactattacaaggaacaaggcaagattggtagttcaaggatatagtcaagagaagggcatagactatgatgaaacatttgctccagttgcaagattggaagcaatTGGACTTCTTATAGCCTTTGgtgcttacatggaattcactctccatgAGATGGATATCAAGAGTGCCTttctcaatggctatctaaaggaataagtgtttgtcaagcaaccttctggctttgaaagcaaggaaagtcctgatcatgtgtacaaacttgacaagccactttatgggctcaagcaggctccgagagcatggtatgaaagattgtctaaattcttgcttgagcatggctacaagagaggtaaaattgacattactttgttcttgaaagaaaaaggtaaggatttcttggtagttcagatatatgttaatgatataatctttggagcaactagagatatgttaagtaaagaatttgctaaacatAAGGAgtaaatttgaaatgagtatgatgggtgagtttaatttctttttaggcttacagattaaacaaaattcaaatggaactatgatccatcagcagaagtatgtgaaagagtttctcaaaaaggtttaaaatggaatattccaaagaaattgacactctcgtagcaacaaccacaaaatttGATATacatgaacctggttcatctgttgatcaaaaGATGTATAGGGGAATTATTGGATCTTTattatatctcactgctagtagacctgatattgttttcagtgtaggcctttgtgctagatttcaggcaaatccaaaggagtctcacttgactgttgtcaagaggatcttgagatacctaaaaggcactATTGACCTCTGTCTATGGTATctaaaaggtagtaatttcaacttagtgggatatgctgatgctgactatgcaggttttcttgtggatagaaagagtaCCTCGGggatggcacactttcttggctcatgtctttagtcttgggccaccaaaaagcaaaatccCGTGGCCTTTTCTACTGCTAAAGCTGAGTATGTGGTTGTTGCCTCATGTTGtactcaattgttgtggatcaaataacaattaatggactttggTATTGATGTGGGTTGTATCCCCATCTTCtatgataacactagtgcaattagtatgaccaagaactcGGTTCACCATAAAAGAACTAAGCatatagatgttaggcatcactttttgagggacaactatgaaaaAGGTTTGATCACtatggaattttgtgctactgacaagcaaatacctgacatcttcacaaaagctctaagtagagatcactttgaaagaaacaatttaaaattagggatgattaagatcacctaaaaggaaccaGTTCTAACTCAGTATTTGGTTAgataatttgtgaattttgtaaataattagattagattgtgctcagtctcatactttcgttagtatactcttgtgccatgttcTAAAATATcccattaatctctaatgatattgtctttattttcttggaaaattcagacttacacaaaagaattctcagtgaagaacttggttcatcaagattacatGGTATGTACTCTCCACTCcgcatattttgaaataattatatttcgatcatgataaaaaaaaagagtccCATTTAATCCCAATCTCCCTCAATATTTATCCGTTACTAACGAACCAGTTTCACCCAAAAGGAGTCCCACGTGCCATAATTGCCTAGATTTTAGAGAAGAGTCCAACGTCTTTTCAAACTGACTTTCctagtttgattagacttctgaaCTTCTAAAAAGCTAATGTTACCCATTTAAACTCTCCTATTTAAATTGATTAGGCCTTACCCATTTCTTCACTTCTAATTTTACAGCCTCTAAAAATCCTTTCTATCTTCTCTCATCTCTTCTACACATACATCTCCTCTACACACAACAATGGCAAACTCTTCTAAAAATCCATCTTCACCGCCCAAAGAAACATCACCTACACCTTTTATCACACTTTTAACCACACCCACCTCTAAGAAAGGAAGGCTCAAGATGCTTGCTCGTAAAGTAGTCGATGGCAGGGAACAAACCaagaaagaaaatgagaaattgaAAAAACAAGCCAAGCAGAAGAACTCCAAAAATCTGAAGAATCCTTTAAGTCTGCTACTGAGGGAGAAAAAATTATTTCATCTGAAACAGAACAGGTAACTTCTGGTCTCAATATTACTTCTGATGTCATTACTGAAGTGGGTGAAATTTGGAGAACAGATTTGTTCTGGTTGGTACTATTGCTGGGGTAGAGACCACTGAGTCTGAAAGAATTGGTGGTaacaataaaaaggaaaaagaaaaacagagtGAGGGCGTTCAAGGACATCTAAGAGGAAAGGGTAAAGAAGGAGTGGTTGAATCTTCACCTACTCTTGTAGGGTTGACTGAGGAAACATGGGATATGGTGTTATGGAGTGAGGAAGCTGTTGAGGAAGAagaaagttagagagaagaagggAGTAGTGGGTCAGGTGATGCAAGTGCAGCTGAGGGGCTGGTTAGGTTGAGGAAGAGGTTccaagaacctgttccatctgtGCAAGAACCCCTTGAAGACTTATTGAAACAAGTGTCTGACAACTACTacctgaagaagaagaaaaattcaggAGTTAAAATCCCTAGAACTGCTAGGGCACACAAGAAGAGAAAGGTTGTATCTTCTATCCCTGTAGAGACTCCTCCTACAAGAGGAAGAGATACAAGGAGTCAGAAGAGGTAGAGTGAGGCTGAACTTGAAAGAGCCTTAGAAGAGAGtaaaagaaaagctgctgcaaaaggaaagaagaaagtgAGTGAGTCTGTTGAGGCAATTGAGATTGAGGAGATGGACCTGGTTCTTCATGATGAAGAGGAGGCAGATGAGGTGGAGGTTGTGActccaaaggaaaagaaaataaagacttTCAAAAAGAATTCTTCTTCAAAGACTGTTGATGCAGAGCCTTCTACCTTGGCAAAAAGAACCAGGTCTACCAGGAAATCTAAGAAAGTGCAAAtagtggaagaagaagaaagtgaagaaAAAGAGGAAACTGATGAAGATTTGGACAAGATAGTGAAGTTTGGCTAAAGAACCATCTTAAAGGGTAGACTCTTCagggacttggaggaggaagggatgATGATGATGCTGGAGAAGCTAGAACTTCGgggctggaaggacatggtcctttagATAGAAGGAAGACTAGCCAGAGCTAAGATTGTGGAGTTCATGGCTAACTGTGAAATCAAGAATGGCAAGGTCACTAGTGTAGTGAAAGGGGTGACTATGAGCTTTGACGACAAGGAACTAAGAGAGATTCTAGGAGTACCTGCTGAAGGGTACAATGATTACAAAGATCTGAAATAGCCAAGCCTAGAAAATCTACCTACCTCCCATGCCATTACAAGGAAATTTGCTGACAATAAGTTAGAGCTACAGCCCAAGGTTGTGtacaaaagtgagatgaagcATGCCCACAAATTGCgctttgaatttgtcaacaaggtTGTGTTGCCCAGGCAGGAAAGAAGGCACATCGCCACCTTCATGGACATGGTCCTTATGGAGTGTCCGGATTGTGTGAGGCAGATCAATTGGCCGGGGTTTATCATCCAGCTCCTTGATAGGGTTCTAACTTATACCAAAACTCACGTCATACCCTATGGATTCATTCTCACTGTTGTGCTTGCTCACTTCAAGGTACCCCTCAAGAAATGGGATATTAGTACAAACAAAGATCATTTTGGGGCCAACACATTGACTGCATGTGACTACGAAGTTCATATTGCtcccaaagaacctggttcatccaagaggGTGCATGTGAATAGCAAAGTGAGAGCCTTGATGCATgagagtggggctaaggatgctgagattgagaggctgaagAGGAGGCTTGCAGAAGTAGAAACTGAGAGGGATGCTCTCGGGACTGAGCTtataaaggaaaaggagaagaatgaagacATTCTTCATGACATGTTGAAACTGTTTCAGGGCAGAaaccaagaacctggtccttcctAGCCTTAAACCCTTCCTATCCTAGTTAGAAAACCAGTGACCCGAATGGAATATTTTTTGTATCTTTATGCTTATGGTGTAATACTTTTATTTCCTTCTATGCTTTGTGGATAACTCTTATCAATGATAATCAACTGCTTTTGCTCTAATTGTTTGTTAATATttcttagatggctaatatcCTTAGATTGATAAGTGATACTTGACTTCACGATTGCATTTGAAATAGCCTAAATGGCCATGAGTAAGATCTGATAAAATCTGGCTATCTAACaaaattatgcaacttttcgatgatgccaaaaggggaaagatAGGTTGTGCTTTTTACTTTGGActatgatgtttataacctaatgaacctggtccttgatgatttgtgaTCTCTAACATTGTGTTTTTATTGAGCTGAGTTGAAACAAGTTTcatgcttatgaaaagcacagagtttatcatcatcaaaagggagaatttgttggcataagtaagttttgatgattgacaaaataaatacatgcatgaaccaggtccatacacagTATACACAGGGCATAAGCGGATTCAAGCACAAggcatgcacgtgaaggagataagcatAAGTAGTTAAATATGATATCTCCtgaacgaaaaggttgcataattgataaggagtaggactccttactcgaatagaactctatcctagataagggtGGAGTTAGAAGTttaagataactagaactcttctaccaaggaagagtatagcattagaactctagttatttcctattctactaactctatatatgtcagtttgttctcttttacaggcacgcacaaacgctgaagttaaacgAGAGTTGAAAGCAAAATAACAAGGCATTTTACAAGCAATTCCTGTGTGATTCGAGTGTGCGAACctaaagctacatgaaccagataaaagaactagttccaagtgtctgtcttttattctagtttcattgtagtagggCTTTTGAGTTGTACTTTTCAGCTTTCTCTAGAAGCATTTGTACTATGTACTCTGAGTGTATTGTTCAAGTTAGCGTTAACTTGAAATTGTTGCAACAGTCTGAGGTTGGTTGCcacaaagggttagaggtaattcttaggtttacaagagttttgtaaatgctgtttttggCTCAATGATTTAGTGAAGTATTGAAAAAAATCCTGctgggtagtaggtcgtggttttttcaccttttgagccaggtattttccacgtaaaaatacctgtattctttactttctgcatttattattctgcaactgtagtataaggaacacatagaagaaccatgtcCTTCTATAATATGTGCACGCGAAAAATTGGAGACCAACATAAATCACCCCACTCTTGTGtgatattgaagtataaaacatcacttctacagagagagagagagagagagagagagagagagagagagagagagagagagagagagagagagagagagagagagagagagtcgaGATTGATCAAATTACAGTGCAATTGTATGAGAAGATGAAGCTAGGTCGAGTAAGAATTTGGGTTCCATATTTAATGGGCCTGGACCGGATATAGTTCTAGATGGACTGTAATCCATGTTATTTGGGCGTGTTCTTTCTCGTCTTTCACACCTGGGCAGACTTACAAATAGGGTGATTTGCACAAATAACATCTTTCGTTGCCACCGCTTAGATTTTGACCCAGTTAAATATATTTTTGTTGAGAAAATAGCTTTCCTAATTAAATTTGGAAGCACGCTCCTTCATAGGAGAATTTTGGTCAAAAATCCCAGTGATCACCATAATATGCTTATGATGGCCAAATCCTAACATAAGGATGTTAATAAACTAATATATTCTTTAACATAGCCAAAAAATAAACACCTGACCCGCAGAAGTCACTCCGGACAAATTCTTGTTTTAAATAAGTAGGTAAGTTATAATTGTGATATATTCTTTAAGCATGTActactttaaatattttttgcaaCGACAAAACATACACTTTCATTAAATATCAAATTAACCTTGTTTTCTTAACGGTTGAAAATAACTACTATTACCTTAAGTtgtggaaaaataaaatttaactttGAAGTGCTGTAATTAAAAGCTTCGAGGGATGTATCACATAAAACTACTAGGATTACATGATAGATATAAAGTCATAATTTATTCCAAAATGTTCATCCAAAGTAATGTTTTAAAATTATCATTGAATGTACTCTTTGGTCATTGTTTTGTTTATAGTTATTCACTAATAAAAGGTCTAGCACCATTCTTTATTTGAACGGAGCTCCAACGTGCACTGAGAAACTTTGAACCCTATAAAATTTTTAACACAATAAATTTTGTATGTCAAAATATCTcgtgaaaaaattaaaattcatttcttatttttaattttttttgaaaattgttaaTTTATGTATTAAACCAAAGGAAAAATATGTGATGGGTacttttacagcttgtttggatggttgttacctattgtattgtatcgtattattactttaaatataatatttattttaattgttacttaaattttattgtataatATTCGCAATTGTCTTTATTATATCGGGGGTCACGGGGTACAAATTGCACATACGATTCTTTGGTTGTACTAAATTTACAATTTGGCGTTTTCGGCCGTAACTGCCGCCTTGGTCTTGCAAATTTGTCCTTAATAATTGAGGTTCTTATTCCGTAAATAATATATTTCGGTATTTAAAAATCAAattgctctctttttcttttaatcaaatTTTCCTTTTACTTTGTCGTCATAGCCCTCTTCTTCTCATTTAAGCTTTATCTTAGGGTTTCTTGAAACACATTTCTAGAAccttcagattttttttttccaaggCAAAAAATGCAACAGCAGCAGCAACTACAACCCCCAGTCTTGAACTCTGCTCCTCCACTGCCTCTGAATGCTATCACCACTGAGCAGATTCAAAAGGTACATCTTTTTTCCCCCTctcttttttataatttttaatttgggCTGCAATATATTCTCtctgttaccttttttttttttacttgtcCACAGTTCTTAGATGAGAACAAAAATTTGATTCTTGCCATACTGGAAAACCAGAATCTTGGAAAACTCTCAGAATGTGCCCAgtaagttaaaaaaaatttaatactaCATTTTTTTTAGAGTTGAGATTTATGTGCATTTTGTAATGACATTATCAGTTTTGTGTATCTAACATTTCAAGgtggctctttttttttcttttttttttgtcatgTTGTTTTCTTATTTGCTAGATAATCTCTTTTAATAGTTCAAGTATGGtactttatttgatttttcttttcttaattgcAAGTTTTGTGGCTTGATTTTGAGGGTCTATAGATTGCCGCCCTAAAGATGATTTGGTTTTCCACTTGTAAAGCCCCAAACTGCAATTAAAATTAAAGAGCCTAGAGGCAAAGGAATTTGATTTATATGTCTATTTTGGAAGCTCATGTCCTCGTCATGAAACATTTGAAGTGTTGTTTTGGAGTTGGCTGCACTAAAGTGTGATCAGTGTGTTTAAGTATTTTGACTCGGAGATTGTTTTTGTAGTTTTCTtaagttttttctgtttttcaaaTATCAAAATCTATCCCTATTTCAGTTCCAAGAGCTAAATGTTTTGCTAAAAGAAAGAGCTCTATAATTAAAATAAAGTGGGAATAGCATTGCTCTGGGTTTAGAAACGGTAACATTCACACAGGAAAAGAGTGTGGCCTTAGAAGTTAGAAGTCTCAAAACAGCAATGAGAAAATCCATCTTTGAGCTTGCAATATAATTTGTAAGACCACAAAGTACTCAGCAATTGGCAGAGAAAGAGAATGGGTCAGAACTGATGAATGGAAATAGAAATGCAAGAATAGCCGGTGATTCCAGATATGGAATGGCTGAAACTTAAGGAGGTCAAAAATGTTTTAGGCATCTCGTGGAGGTTGATGAGGAAAAGGCGAAGGAACTAATGAAGCAAGTATAATGGAGAAGGTAAGAGATAGTGAACCAAAAGGTTAGGAAAAACAGAAGCAACAAATAATAGTGGGAACTTTAAAGGTTTGAATGCAGTTTCCGCACAGAAAAGATCCTAATAGAAAACCAAATGCAGGGAACAAATTGTTTTTGGACGTATAAGCTAGGAGATAGTTCTATATGATGTTATAGAATAGATAGGGTGAATGGCTCAGGTATATGTAGCCTGTAGTTTGCTAGCTGTGTATATTAGTCTTGCACTCGCTGCAACTTTTCTAACAAAAATTTATATATTAGTCTTGCACTCGCTGCAAGCTTTTCTAacaaaactttactttcaaaatgAGAAAATTGGTAATGAGAAAAGTACTCTTGACCTAGGTTAGTTACTTTCGGGGTAAAATTATGAAAAGTTGCTCGAGGTAAATTGCTCAGGCATCCAGACTTGTAACTTAAGTTTATTATAGAAGAAACACCAGTATGTGAATCGATACCTACAGTACCAAAAGCATAGGGGAAATATATTCTGCAGAGGCTATAGTTGATGTATTCTGCAGGATGTTGCTGCATGAAGAAATTAATTAATGTTGTCCAAGTTTTGTTAGACCACTCAGCTTACTGGATTATCCATCCTAGCCACTCAGGACGTATTGTATTATAGTGAAAGGATATTCATAAATTCCAAAATGACGTTATATGTAAATGGAGTATCCCATGATAACGCTTGATGACTTCTTCACATTTGCTCAAGCCTTGGTAGGCATAGTACTTATATCTGTGTTGGTGGGAGGTAGTAAGTACCCAGAGAATTAGTTGAGCCTGTCGAGATGCGTGCAAGCTGGTCATGACACAACCGTGATTAAGACATGCCATTGGAATTGCAATCATTCTCTACTTTCCGTTTAGTTCTGTGTCAGAAAATGCATTTTGTATTCTTGTTCAATCATGAGCCTTTTTTCGTGAGACATGTTTTAGAagttgatttggcttgttcagAAGGTGAGCGCGTAGCCCTTCCTTGAAGTTGAATCGGGAAAAATGTGCAGTGTTGGCCACAGAAATATGATTGGCTAATTGCATATTCACTTTCTATCTTAAGAACTCTGTTTGCTTTGCATCAGCAATTCTCAAGTTAAAGTATTGTTTTGCACTATTAAAAGTTGATTTTGCTTGTTTAGAAGGCGAGCGGGTTCTTAGCCTTTCCTTGAAGTTGGATCAGGAAAAATGTGTACTGTTGCCAAGAGGAATATAATTGCATATTCACTTTCTTCTATCTTATGGAGTGTGTTCGCTTTGCATCGTGAAATCTCATGTCAAAGTATTGTTTTGTGCTATTAAAAGTAACTATTATGTTATAGGTATCAAGCCTTGCTTCAAAAGAATTTGATGTATTTAGCTGCTATTGCTGATGCCCAACCACAACAATCAGCAGCAACCTCACAGGTGGATTAGATGTTTGATTTAGTGTTTTCTCGTGAATTTACTTGTCATTCCCTAATATATAAGTAGCTGCAGGCTCCATCCACTACCCAACCCGGAAGCCAGATGCAGCAAACACAGGCTGCTCTGCAACAGCAACCGCAACAGCAACCAGGCGTCCCTATTTCCAAACTGCCTTTCCAACTCAACGCCCTTCCATCCCAGGAGCAGCAACAGCAAATGCTCCACtttcagcagcagcagcagcagcaacagttcCAAGGCCTACTGCCAACAATGCAATGCATCAACTTATGCAACCTGGATTAAACAGCTCAGGAACTCTGGATGCACGAGGAAATAAGCAAAGGAACTTAGAAGGTAATCCTAGTGACGGGCTTGGAAAATCAGCTGCAAGACATGTTAACAGTGAGAGAGAATAGGCTTTTAATATCAAATGATTATGCACCCTATTTTATGTTTGTAGGTATGTTTGATAAGGATGTTTTAAACTAAGGAACACCTAAAATTATGTCATCAGAGGCAATCACGGCAAAGCTTTGTTATAGTTTTTTAAGTCTTGAACTATTAAAGCTTCACTTTAATATGATTGCATGGATCTTTTGACATCTgaattcatttttctaattttctctTTGCTTAATGCTTAGTGACTATCTTCTTAAACAAAGATTTCAGAGCTAATAGCTAGTACAACCTGCCTTAGTGTTGTGAACCATTCTCTTAACTATCACTTTTATCGTATTTTATATGGGGCTGTTCGACTGAGCATAATGACTAAGAATCAAAGCTGACTTGTGTGAAAGTTTGGCTACTCAAGCAAgtttttaaacaaaaattaatttGCTAGCAAAATTGTGAAAGAGATACTATACGGTGATTTAAGGTGACGTGTACTGTTATCAAAACTACAATGATGATTAAATTTAATACGTCTTTTGAAATTTCAGACGAATAAGCTGTCTCCTTAAAGTTTTCTGAGACAATTGTGCATTACTTCATCCTCGAAAATCTATTGGTTTTCAAATAGGCAGAATGGCTTCCCGGCCATTTAAGCTTGTAGGGTTTTTAAAAGCCGAT
This DNA window, taken from Nicotiana tabacum cultivar K326 chromosome 4, ASM71507v2, whole genome shotgun sequence, encodes the following:
- the LOC107810026 gene encoding LOW QUALITY PROTEIN: GRF1-interacting factor 3 (The sequence of the model RefSeq protein was modified relative to this genomic sequence to represent the inferred CDS: inserted 1 base in 1 codon) gives rise to the protein MQQQQQLQPPVLNSAPPLPLNAITTEQIQKFLDENKNLILAILENQNLGKLSECAQYQALLQKNLMYLAAIADAQPQQSAATSQAPSTTQPGSQMQQTQAALQQQPQQQPGVPISKLPFQLNALPSQEQQQQMLHFQQQQQQQQFXRPTANNAMHQLMQPGLNSSGTLDARGNKQRNLEGNPSDGLGKSAARHVNSERE